Within Actinosynnema pretiosum, the genomic segment AGTCCACTTCGCGGCGGGGGAGGGCGTGCACGCGGCGCTGGCGGCGCAGGACCTGCGACCGTTCCGGCCCGCCGACGCCTTCTACGAGCTGTACCCGGAGGACCTGGAACCGGAGCTCGCCCGCCTGGAGCCCGACCTGGTCGTGCACGGCTGGGGGGTGCCCGGCGCGGCGGTCGCCGCCGAGCGCGCGGGCATCCCCGCGCTGTGGCACGGGTTCGGCCGCATGTTCGACGAGGGCATCGGGTTCGACCGGCCGTTCGGCACCGGGAGGCCGCACCTGGACGTCTGCCCGCCGTCCTTGCAGGACAAGGAGTTCATGGCGAGCGAACGGCGCGTGGAACTGCGCCCGGTGGCGCTGCCGGAACCGGGCGCGGTTCCCGAGCGGGACGCGTCGAAGCCGCTGGTGTACCTCACCCTCGGCACCGCGTTCGCCACCGCCGGCCTGCTCAGCACCGCCGTGCGGGCGCTCGCCGGGGTGGGCGCGCAGGTCGTGGTGTCGACCGGGCGGGTGCACCCGCAGGAGCTCGGCCCGCTGCCCGAGGGCGTCACGGCGCACGAGTGGGTGTCCCAGGGCGCGCTGCTGCCGCACGCCTCGGTCGTCGTGCACCACGGGGGCAGCGGCACCACGCTGGCCTCGCTGGCCACGGGTGTGCCGCAGCTGTTCCTGCCGCAGGGGGCGGACCAGTTCAGCAACGCCGACGCGGTCAGCGCCGCGGGCGCGGGCGTGGCGCTGCGCGGCGAGCAGGTGACGGCCGAGGCGATCACCGCGAGCGTGCGCAAGCTGCTGTCGCCCAAGGACGGGGCCGGACACCGGGAAGCCGCGCGGGCGATCGCCGAGGAGATCGCGGGGATGCCCGCGCCGAGTGAGGTCGCGCGACAGCTGCCGGAGCTGGCCGCGAGCTGACCTCCGGTCGCCTTCGAGCCTACCGGCGCCGACCTCGGGAGTCCCGCACCGCCGGTGGTGCTCGTGAAGTTCGCCCCATCGGGGAAGGTGCGGGTTCGCCCCACCGGCACGGCGAACCCGCACACTGTGATCAGGCCCGTTTTGCGGTGCGGTGGTGCGGTCGTCAGGTCCGGTCCGGTGGTGCGGCCGGTGTGGCGTGGTGCTGTGGTGCGACGTGGTGTGGTTGTGCGGGCGGTCTTACGGTTGCCCTTGGTCCCGGCTCTGGCCCCATGAGGGCCCGTGAGGTCTGTCGAGGCTGATCGGCGCTTGGGGTTCTCGGGGTGCTTCGGGAGCCCGTGGTGCGCGGTTGTGGCGCGCTGACTGTGAAGCGCCAGTGACCGGGTGTGATCGTGAAGTGGCGATTTACCCCTTTTGTGCGCCTCTTGGTGGTTGTGCTGGAAAACTGATGGGCATGAGCACGCCGCCACCGGGCCGGGCACCCCGGCACCCGCACCACCAGTCGCAGGTCACGCCTGCTTCGCCACCCGTCGCGGTGGGGTCGCGGTGCGGCTCGCGAGGGTTCGGTGGGCGCTGGGGTGATCACGGCGTGCTACCGGTCGCCCGGCGCGTTCGGCGGCGGCCAGCCGCCGGACGGGTCATCGGCCCGTCCGCCGTCGCGGTCGTGGGCTGAGGCGGCCGTGACCGCTCACCACCCACCCCTGGGCGGGCAGTCCCGGTCCGGCGGGGAGGATCTTCCGAGCTCACGCGCGGGGGACGGTTCCGCCCTGGTCGACGTGCCCGTCGCGAAGCGGGTCGGGTTGCTGCGCAAGCACCTCGTCGCGCTCGCGGTGTCGACCGCGGTGCTGGCCACCGTGCTGTTCGGGCTGCCGCTGGCGCTCGGCGTCGCCCAGTACAACCTGGACAACGAGCGCGCCGAGCTGGAGCGTGCCGCGTCGCGGGTCGCGCTGTCGCTCGCCGACGACCCGGACCGCCTCGTGCCGCCCGTCGGCTCGGGCAGCGATCCCGCCGCGACCATCGGCGTCTACTCCGCGCAGGGGTGGTTGCTGTCCGGTGAGGGACCGGCCGAGGACGCGCTCGCCCGGCGGGCCGCCGAGTCCGCGCACGTCGCCGACTCCGACGGCATGGTGGTGGCCGTGCCCGTCACCGACGAGGGCGAGGTCACGGCCGTGGTGCGCGCCGCCGCGCCACCCGGTGAGGTGATCGGCCGGACCATGGTCGTCTGGGCCGGTATGCTGGTCAGCGGTGCCTTCGCGATCGCGCTGACGTGGCTCGTCGCCAAGCGGATGGCGGCCAGGCTCGCCCGGCCGCTGGAAGAGCTGTCGGTGCTGGCGCACGACCTCGGTGACGGTGATTTCACCATCCGCCCCGCTCGCAGCAGCGTCGCGGAGATCGACCAGGTCGCCACCGCGCTGGAGTCCACGGCCCGCAGGCTCGGCGAGATCCTGCGCCGGGAGCGGTCGTTCACCTCACGGGCCTCGCACCAGCTGCGCACGCCCGTCGCCGGGCTGCGCCTGCA encodes:
- a CDS encoding glycosyltransferase, with product MRVLFAALASPGHTFPMIPLAVATREAGHEVHFAAGEGVHAALAAQDLRPFRPADAFYELYPEDLEPELARLEPDLVVHGWGVPGAAVAAERAGIPALWHGFGRMFDEGIGFDRPFGTGRPHLDVCPPSLQDKEFMASERRVELRPVALPEPGAVPERDASKPLVYLTLGTAFATAGLLSTAVRALAGVGAQVVVSTGRVHPQELGPLPEGVTAHEWVSQGALLPHASVVVHHGGSGTTLASLATGVPQLFLPQGADQFSNADAVSAAGAGVALRGEQVTAEAITASVRKLLSPKDGAGHREAARAIAEEIAGMPAPSEVARQLPELAAS